A single window of Mycobacterium sp. ITM-2016-00318 DNA harbors:
- a CDS encoding AAA family ATPase: MAAGVMCGSCGTALRANAKFCDECGTATSSTGETAKYKQVTVLFSDVVQSMDIAAHIDIERLREIMTELLEGSAAVVQRFGGTAEYNGDGVMALFGAPIALEDHAFRACLAALALQDTAKAMADAVLRRDGVSLQLRVGLNSGRVIVGEIGSGALGYAATGETVGFASRMESAAPPGGVLLSESTSRLVEHAALLSDQEWVHIKGSDNPVPARRLLAIAPRDGQIGRAEAGLVGRRWEMAALDAIIERAVGGRGGVVNVGGPPGIGKSRVAREAAALAAERGVDVFWTFCESHARDVPFHAVTRLLRAAVGIADLDGQAARLRLREAVPPDADPQDLLLLDDLLGIADPEIPLPQVDPDARRRRLTALINSTSLTRSSPALYVIEDAHWIDGASESLLGQFLTVVPRTPTVVLITGRPEYNGALSRVRGGQAIALAPLADSDTAVLISEMLGSDSSVGELVKIIADRADGNPFFAGEIVREFVQRGVLTGDDGRYVCDADIAEIRVPATVQAAIEARIDRLDTPAKRTLSAASVIGSRFRTGLLTELGIEPVFEELLAAAFIDQVRFTPEAEYVFCHPLIRAVAYESQLKSDRAETHRRLAMIIGDRDPASTEENAALIAEHLQAAGDLHAAYAWHMRAGAWSMNRDLDSARLSWERARQIADRLPDDDPNHLSMRIAPRTMLCATSWREVEESRDRFEDLKKLCAAAGDKLSVAIGMTALASELLYAGRSAEGPGLVREQLALLDSIGDPTPAMGLAYVLFCICFDCGEFAEILDRSQMIIDAAAGDPAMGAAFGVGSPLAVALAWRSTARLSLGIPGWRADRDDAVAMARNVDPTTYAAVVTWSNSPVHYGMISVDDSALDVMEDALEAAEASSNDTIVAIAVYSLAGALLRCDDETKRQRGVELMEQTRDVCDRERAYFLIPVADAWIAREMARRGDRDAAIPVMRASTDELYLAERPAYGVLCTELLVETLIERGAPGDLGEAQSLVDRLETLRPERNWAIRDAIVLRLRALLADAHGDHIACQDFLSQYSSMAEPLGFEEVSLVR; encoded by the coding sequence ATGGCGGCTGGCGTGATGTGCGGCTCATGCGGCACGGCGCTGCGCGCGAATGCGAAGTTCTGCGACGAATGCGGCACAGCGACGTCGAGCACTGGGGAAACCGCGAAGTACAAACAGGTGACTGTGCTTTTCTCGGACGTCGTGCAATCCATGGACATCGCGGCCCACATCGATATCGAGCGGTTACGCGAAATCATGACCGAGCTGCTCGAGGGATCGGCGGCGGTCGTACAGCGCTTCGGCGGCACTGCGGAATACAATGGTGACGGGGTGATGGCGCTCTTCGGTGCCCCAATCGCTTTGGAAGACCATGCTTTTCGAGCCTGCCTTGCGGCGCTCGCCCTCCAGGATACGGCCAAGGCGATGGCCGACGCGGTGCTGCGCCGCGACGGCGTTTCGCTTCAACTACGGGTGGGTTTGAACTCGGGACGCGTGATCGTCGGCGAGATTGGTTCGGGGGCACTGGGATACGCCGCGACCGGCGAGACGGTCGGGTTCGCTTCGCGGATGGAGTCCGCAGCGCCTCCCGGCGGCGTGCTGCTCTCGGAATCGACTTCGCGACTGGTCGAGCACGCCGCGCTGCTGTCCGACCAGGAGTGGGTGCATATCAAGGGCTCAGACAACCCGGTGCCGGCCCGCCGACTGCTGGCGATCGCCCCGCGGGACGGGCAGATCGGGCGAGCGGAAGCGGGTCTGGTCGGTCGACGCTGGGAGATGGCTGCTCTCGACGCCATCATCGAGCGGGCCGTCGGCGGACGTGGCGGCGTCGTGAATGTAGGGGGGCCGCCGGGCATCGGCAAGAGCAGGGTGGCCCGCGAAGCCGCCGCGCTGGCCGCAGAGCGAGGCGTCGACGTGTTCTGGACCTTCTGCGAGTCGCATGCCCGCGATGTGCCCTTCCACGCTGTGACGAGGTTGCTTCGCGCGGCCGTCGGTATCGCCGACCTCGACGGGCAGGCCGCCCGTCTTCGATTGCGGGAGGCGGTTCCGCCGGATGCCGATCCGCAGGATTTGTTGCTGCTCGATGACCTCCTCGGCATCGCCGACCCGGAAATACCATTGCCGCAGGTCGATCCGGACGCACGACGGCGTCGACTGACTGCGCTGATCAACTCGACATCGCTGACGCGGAGCTCACCTGCGCTCTACGTCATCGAGGACGCACACTGGATCGACGGCGCCAGTGAATCCTTGCTCGGCCAGTTTCTCACCGTCGTACCCCGAACGCCGACGGTGGTGCTCATAACGGGTCGACCCGAATACAACGGAGCGCTCAGCCGAGTCCGCGGCGGGCAGGCGATAGCCCTTGCACCGCTTGCCGACTCGGATACCGCAGTACTGATCAGCGAGATGTTGGGCTCCGACTCGTCCGTGGGCGAACTGGTGAAGATCATCGCCGACCGGGCCGACGGGAACCCGTTCTTCGCCGGAGAGATCGTGCGCGAATTCGTCCAGCGTGGCGTGCTCACCGGTGATGACGGACGGTACGTCTGTGACGCCGACATCGCCGAGATCCGCGTACCGGCCACAGTGCAAGCCGCGATCGAGGCTCGTATCGACCGCCTCGACACACCAGCCAAGCGAACGTTGAGCGCGGCGTCGGTCATCGGATCGCGCTTCAGGACGGGGCTTCTGACCGAACTCGGCATCGAGCCGGTGTTCGAGGAGCTGCTCGCCGCGGCGTTCATCGATCAGGTGCGGTTCACACCGGAGGCCGAATACGTGTTCTGCCACCCACTTATTCGCGCCGTCGCTTATGAGTCGCAGCTGAAATCCGATCGCGCAGAAACACATCGACGCCTCGCCATGATAATCGGAGACCGCGATCCGGCATCGACAGAGGAGAACGCGGCGCTGATCGCCGAGCACCTGCAGGCTGCGGGTGATCTGCACGCGGCATACGCTTGGCACATGCGCGCAGGCGCGTGGTCCATGAACCGCGATCTCGACTCTGCCCGCCTCAGCTGGGAGCGAGCACGCCAGATCGCCGACCGACTGCCCGACGACGATCCGAATCACCTCTCGATGCGTATCGCCCCCCGAACGATGCTGTGCGCCACCTCATGGCGCGAAGTCGAAGAGAGCCGGGATCGATTCGAGGATCTGAAGAAGCTTTGCGCGGCCGCAGGAGACAAGCTCTCGGTGGCCATCGGGATGACCGCCCTGGCGAGTGAACTTCTCTATGCGGGACGTTCCGCCGAAGGCCCCGGGTTGGTGAGGGAACAACTGGCGCTGCTGGATTCGATCGGCGATCCGACCCCGGCCATGGGCCTGGCATACGTGTTGTTCTGCATCTGTTTCGACTGCGGCGAATTCGCCGAGATCCTCGACCGGTCGCAGATGATCATCGATGCCGCGGCCGGTGATCCCGCCATGGGTGCCGCGTTCGGCGTCGGCTCACCACTGGCCGTGGCGTTGGCATGGCGTTCGACTGCCCGACTTTCGCTCGGCATTCCCGGCTGGCGTGCAGACCGCGACGACGCCGTCGCGATGGCCCGAAATGTCGACCCGACCACCTACGCCGCGGTTGTCACGTGGTCCAATTCGCCGGTTCACTACGGGATGATCTCCGTGGACGACTCCGCACTCGACGTGATGGAGGATGCGCTCGAGGCCGCCGAGGCATCCAGCAACGACACCATTGTCGCGATCGCTGTGTACTCGCTCGCGGGTGCCCTGCTGCGGTGCGACGACGAAACGAAACGTCAACGCGGCGTGGAGTTGATGGAGCAGACGCGCGACGTATGTGATCGCGAACGTGCCTACTTCCTGATACCCGTCGCCGACGCGTGGATCGCGCGCGAAATGGCACGACGTGGTGACCGCGATGCCGCCATCCCGGTGATGCGGGCGTCGACCGACGAGCTCTACCTGGCGGAAAGACCCGCGTACGGCGTGTTGTGCACAGAGCTTCTCGTGGAAACGCTGATCGAGCGGGGCGCCCCGGGTGATCTGGGCGAAGCGCAATCGTTGGTCGATCGCTTGGAGACACTTCGGCCGGAACGGAATTGGGCGATACGCGATGCCATCGTGCTGCGGCTGCGTGCGCTGCTGGCCGATGCCCACGGTGACCACATCGCGTGTCAGGACTTCCTTTCTCAATACAGCAGCATGGCGGAACCGCTTGGCTTCGAGGAGGTATCGCTGGTCAGGTAG